One Zeugodacus cucurbitae isolate PBARC_wt_2022May chromosome 3, idZeuCucr1.2, whole genome shotgun sequence genomic region harbors:
- the LOC114803981 gene encoding uncharacterized protein LOC114803981: MHVGAIKKICRKSSNAVDYVRAGDSKQEISFFLPRHFNSICEAGSRSPISLLPSSYNTPAEAAALVLVQLGRERAVRPTTNRQEKQYGGCLHYAHSFLLRTFEIKLHYSRICHAVHTRSAAKTRLNFSAALQ, from the exons ATGCATGTGGgcgcaataaaaaaaatttgtagaaaGTCTAG CAACGCAGTAGACTACGTGCGAGCAGGCGACAGTAAGCAAgaaatttccttttttcttcCACGCCacttcaactcgatttgtgaAGCAGGCAGCCGTTCGCCGATCTCGTTATTGCCGTCGTCGTACAACACACCAGCAGAAGCGGCAGCACTCGTACTCGTACAGTTGGGTAGAGAGCGAGCAGTGCGCCCGACGACGAATAGACAAGAAAAGCAATATGGCGGATGCCTACACTACGCACACAG TTTTCTTCTTCGCACATTCGAAATAAAATTGCACTACTCGCGCATTTGCCACGCCGTTCACACTCGCTCAGCCGCTAAAACAAGACTGAATTTTTCGGCTGCTTTGCAGTGA
- the LOC105212092 gene encoding zinc finger protein ZFP2, whose protein sequence is MMEDITKNIIFTTNAIGANGQPTTIQYQTADGTILKQPKIEGQKEQPTFYYTTTNGGAATTVNLAQLTTDDNKTCYIAQPVGGYNYALVNGMQLNQGGTIGIATLDAQGRLQIVNQNKPIAASLQAISPMPNTISNISFKCDVCGLMFSHLALLNHHKRIHTQDGSDQQQGQPETIVVNAQGLVQTQNIITENGQMGQIQIVATESLEPATTVLQQQQQQQQQQQQHTNTVVTNVTQNTSNEMAVNTTNIAGLKSVKLTQSKCVTCGNQMLQPAKRKGPKLVRCEDCIRVDQEMNAPQGITPTQIFVAQDGDIKCELNEFVTGSADSSPMDSLTAQGGMLTHHQLQPVQVVSASSPESQHQQSSQQQQNIAPKQEQSGGQTTAVGNHPVKKRNQQQVTKCQKCNGSGVVFVGSGTPATKQQAVNVKAENPKPFTCNICGGTFSRYSSLWSHKKLHSGEKNYKCTICGLAFAKAVYLKNHARIHTGEKPYKCQTCGMQFSQSPHLKNHERTHSGERPYVCEVCDKGFARHATLWNHRRIHTGEKPYKCDICGSAFSQAAHLKNHAKVHSGEKPFRCDICSAAFADRFALKRHRGIHQKYGQTAPRQPAQTQQQQSMSTDDVMIHKQEIPEMDDDAQQEVIISGL, encoded by the exons ATGATGGAGGATATTACGAAGAATATTATATTCACTACGAATGCAATAGGTGCCAATGGGCAGCCTACGACTATACAGTATCAAACAGCTGACGGCACCATATTAAAACAACCGAAAATAGAAGGACAGAAGGAGCAGCCCACATTCTATTACACCACCACAAAT gGCGGTGCAGCAACCACAGTTAACTTGGCACAACTGACCACTGACGACAATAAAACATGTTACATAGCGCAACCAGTTGGTGGTTACAACTACGCACTGGTGAATGGCATGCAACTAAATCAAGGTGGCACAATCGGTATAGCCACTTTAGATGCACAGGGACGCTTGCAGATTGTCAATCAAAATAAACCAATTGCAGCA TCCTTACAGGCTATTTCGCCAATGCCAAATACCATCTCAAACATCAGTTTCAAATGCGATGTGTGCGGTTTAATGTTTTCACATCTGGCGCTATTGAACCATCACAAACGTATACACACACAAGATGGCAGTGATCAACAGCAGGGCCAACCGGAAACAATAGTGGTGAATGCACAAGGATTGGTGCAGACACAAAATATAATCACCGAGAATGGGCAAATGGGACAGATACAGATTGTGGCAACCGAATCGCTGGAACCGGCCACAACTgtcttgcaacagcaacaacagcaacagcagcagcagcaacaacataccAACACAGTGGTCACAAATGTTACACAGAATACGAGCAATGAAATGGCCGTGAACACAACCAACATTGCCGGCTTAAAATCCGTTAAGCTCACGCAATCAAAATGCGTAACATGTGGCAATCAAATGCTGCAACCTGCCAAACGTAAGGGCCCAAAACTGGTGCGCTGCGAGGATTGTATACGCGTAGATCAAGAGATGAACGCACCGCAAGGCATTACGCCCACACAAATATTCGTTGCACAAGATGGTGACATAAAATGTGAATTGAATGAATTTGTAACTGGCAGTGCGGATTCTTCGCCAATGGACTCGCTCACAGCACAAGGTGGTATGTTGACGCATCACCAGCTGCAACCGGTGCAGGTGGTATCGGCGAGTTCGCCGGAGTCACAGCATCAACaaagcagccaacaacaacagaataTCGCGCCGAAACAGGAGCAATCAGGCGGTCAAACGACTGCGGTCGGCAATCATCCAGTGAAGAAACGTAATCAACAGCAAGTGACCAAATGTCAAAAATGCAATGGATCTGGCGTGGTTTTTGTGGGTTCAGGCACACCGGCGACCAAACAGCAGGCTGTCAATGTAAAAGCAGA AAATCCCAAGCCGTTTACTTGCAACATTTGTGGCGGCACATTTTCACGTTACTCCAGCCTGTGGTCACACAAGAAGCTGCACAGCGGCGAAAAGAATTACAAGTGCACCATTTGTGGACTGGCCTTTGCCAAGGCGGTGTACTTGAAGAACCACGCAAGAATACACACCGGTGAGAAGCCCTACAA ATGTCAAACATGTGGCATGCAATTTTCGCAATCGCCACATCTCAAGAACCACGAACGCACGCACAGCGGCGAACGGCCATATGTCTGCGAGGTGTGTGATAAAGGCTTCGCGCGGCATGCCACATTATGGAATCACCGGCGCATACACACCGGCGAAAAGCCTTACAAGTGTGATATCTGCGGCTCGGCATTCTCGCAGGCTGCACATTTGAAGAATCACGCCAAAGTGCATTCGGGCGAAAAACCATTCCGTTGCGATATCTGTTCGGCGGCCTTCGCTGATCGTTTTGCGCTGAAGCGGCATAGAGGCATTCATCAGAAATATG GACAAACTGCACCGCGACAACCAGcgcaaacgcaacaacaacagtccaTGTCCACAGATGATGTGATGATACATAAACAGGAAATACCCGAAATGGATGATGACGCACAGCAAGAGGTGATCATATCTGGCTTATAG